A region from the Falco rusticolus isolate bFalRus1 chromosome 4, bFalRus1.pri, whole genome shotgun sequence genome encodes:
- the LOC119146505 gene encoding zinc finger protein 777-like isoform X2, protein MARWGPAQQEPEWAPEAWQPPPPPAPGPEAAKPAAAEISLWTVVAAVQAVERKVESQALRLLSLEGRAETAEQKVSGLEAAVRDFGGRLERKWAALAALLRDNARRLEHVERQLQHRSGWAARPGPGPGPGPGPGGHQPKVPAACEDDAATLPEQEWGSLDSQQKELYRVAMKGNYEAAVSLGPGDASSKPALLQPAEDGEDSGEKVVIKTEEQQPLEEGSEILALPPAPSVRLEEEVPLGQVQPMPWESHAGLDGQKAGEGLGEFCKDGTAQPEFKPVVVPVEAHPAPGLPFPTEHVLGVGTDQLFALPQGMPLGEDTTAEVASEQPSSEQHRPCDAGEEPRALPLGWKSVRLKRNLLVRQQSQARKSNGSFICTACGKSLAHHAALLRHQRLHTGERPFQCPACGKSFNEKSNLNKHYRIHTGERPYRCPACGKGFIQKHHLQKHQRIHGVQLRGGWAGRPTRASAAGERLYRCIECAESFPQKASLEEHQRRHTQQRPFQCNSCTKSFRHRQSLNHHQKVHAVASSPAISLPSHGRELETSPCKAVTQDNR, encoded by the exons ATGGCCCGCTGGGGCCCCGCGCAG CAGGAGCCCGAGTGGGCGCCCGAGGCCtggcagccgccgccgccccccgcgcccggccccgaGGCGGCCAAGCCGGCCGCGGCCGAGATCTCGCTGTGGACGGTGGTGGCGGCCGTGCAGGCGGTGGAGCGGAAGGTGGAGTCGCAGGCGCTgcggctgctcagcctggaggggCGGGCGGAGACGGCGGAGCAGAAGGTGTCGGGGCTGGAGGCGGCCGTGCGGGACTTCGGCGGGCGGCTGGAGCGCAAGTGGGCGGCGCTGGCCGCGCTGCTGCGGGACAACGCGCGGCGCCTGGAGCACGTCGAGCGGCAGCTGCAGCACCGCAGCGGCTGggcggcccgccccggccccggccccggccccggccccggccccggcggccaCCAGCCCAAG GTGCCAGCAGCGTGTGAGGATGATGCAGCCACTTTGCCGGAGCAGGAGTGGGGGAGCTTGGACAGCCAGCAGAAGGAGCTCTACAGGGTTGCGATGAAGGGGAATTACGAGGCTGCGGTCTCTCTGG GACCCGGGGATGCCAGCTCCAaacctgcactgctgcagccagccgAGGACGGGGAGGATTCAG GTGAGAAGGTCGTGATCaagacagaagagcagcagcccctggaggaAGGATCTGAAATCCTGGCTCTGCCGCCGGCACCCTCAGTGAGACTGGAAGAGGAGGTTCCCCTGGGCCAGGTGCAGCCGATGCCCTGGGAGAGCCACGCTGGCTTGGACGGgcagaaggcaggagagggCTTAGGCGAGTTCTGCAAGGATGGGACCGCCCAGCCGGAATTTAAGCCTGTGGTGGTGCCAGTGGAAGctcacccagccccaggctTGCCCTTCCCAACAGAGCATGTGCTCGGTGTGGGGACTGACCAGCTGTTTGCGCTGCCCCAAGGAATGCCTCTGGGGGAAGACACCACCGCAGAGGTGGCCTCGGAGCAgcccagctcagagcagcatCGTCCCTGTGACGCAGGGGAAGAACCTCGTGCCCTCCCGCTGGGCTGGAAGAGCGTCCGGCTGAAGCGCAACCTTCTGGTGCGGCAGCAGAGCCAGGCGAGGAAGAGCAATGGCTCCTTCATCTGCACAGCCTgtgggaagagcctggctcaCCACGCTGCGCTGCTGCGGCACCAGCGCCTGCACACGGGCGAGCGTCCTTTCCAGTGCCCTGCCTGCGGGAAGAGCTTCAACGAGAAGTCCAACCTCAACAAGCACTACCGTATCCACACCGGGGAGCGTCCCTACCGCTGCCCGGCCTGCGGCAAGGGCTTCATCCAGAAGCACCACCTCCAGAAGCACCAGCGCATCCATGGGGTGCAGCTGCGGGGTGGGTGGGCCGGCCGGCCTACGCGGGCCAGCGCCGCCGGGGAGCGGCTTTACCGCTGCATCGAGTGCGCGGAGAGCTTTCCCCAGAAAGCGTCACTGGAGGAGCACCAGCGCCGGCACACCCAGCAGCGGCCCTTCCAATGCAACAGCTGCACCAAGAGCTTCCGGCACCGGCAGTCTCTGAACCACCACCAGAAGGTCCACGCTGTGGCCAGCTCTCCTGCCATCAGCTTGCCGAGCCATGGCCGGGAGCTGGAGACCAGCCCCTGCAAGGCTGTGACCCAAGATAACCGGTAG
- the LOC119146512 gene encoding zinc finger protein 777-like, producing the protein MAELHAHLRAPERAEAAVWDALPWELPLPAVPVSFEDITVHFSKQEWASLDDGQKELYRTVMEGNYETLVSLYCALFKPELLFRLERGEELCVPAESDLKAADVSPEPAAEPGCLSNDSLLEQVTKESCEENCRDLKESRSLAMTADCIAPHIPHEATAIPADLSQPTLLPSCPVPTRCHEEVNPSWSPAPPPAAADANVGVPMEVPQEEVVAEKQAVPVTPSKGLEEEDTKDSGNGGQGLVADVPNELVKEAIPDVRRTMPQADPSCTITSPRKPIESPCVGRTATCQRNSTREKSYSCPVCRKNFLLKINLIIHQRNHRNSVPYVCTHCGCNFMSKKKIRRHLRFWASKGFCQPLEGEQCPGRAVGPASQPCTQSSTMWQVPNPNQYPLSPGVMYTCNLCAENYSSQRFLVLRQHRLTTA; encoded by the exons ATGGCGGAGCTGCACGCCCACCTCCGGGCGCCGGAGCGGGCGGAGGCGGCGGTGTGGGACGCGCTCCCCTGGGAGCTGCCGCTCCCCGCG GTGCCAGTGAGTTTCGAGGACATCACGGTGCACTTCAGCAAGCAGGAGTGGGCGAGCCTGGACGATGGGCAGAAGGAGCTGTACAGGACTGTGATGGAGGGCAACTACGAGACGCTGGTGTCCTTGT ACTGTGCCCTGTTCAAGCCTGAACTCCTATTTCGGCTCGAAAGAGGAGAAGAGCTGTGTGTGCCAGCAGAGTCAGACCTGAAGGCAGCAGACGTGTCCCCGGAGCCAGCCGCAG agccaggctgcctgAGCAATGACAgtctgctggagcaggtgacAAAGGAGTCTTGCGAGGAGAATTGTAGGGACctgaaggaaagcaggagcCTGGCGATGACGGCAGACTGCATTGCCC CACACATCCCTCACGAAGCCACCGCTATCCCAGCAGATCTCAGCCAGCCAACCCTGTTACCTTCCTGCCCGGTCCCTACACGTTGTCACGAAGAGGTGAATCCGAGCTGGTCTCCAGCGCCgcctcctgcagcag CTGATGCCAATGTGGGGGTCCCGATGGAGGTACCGCAGGAGGAGGTTGTTGCGGAGAAGCAGGCAGTGCCTGTAACACCCTCGAAGGGTCTGGAAGAGGAGGACACAAAAGATTCAGGGAATGGTGGCCAAGGTCTGGTGGCAGATGTTCCCAATGAACTGGTTAAGGAGGCAATACCAGATGTCCGCAGAACGATGCCACAGGCAGATCCCAGCTGCACCATCACCTCCCCAAGAAAGCCCATAGAGAGCCCCTGCGTGGGCCGGACTGCAACCTGCCAGCGAAATTCCACCCGGGAGAAATCCTACTCCTGCCCTGTGTGCAGGAAAAACTTTCTGCTGAAGATCAACCTGATCATCCACCAGCGGAACCACAGGAACAGCGTGCCTTACGTCTGCACCCACTGCGGCTGCAACTTCATGTCCAAAAAGAAGATCCGACGTCACCTGCGGTTCTGGGCGTCCAAGGGGTTCTGCCAGCCCTTGGAGGGGGAGCAGTGCCCCGGCCGGGCAGTGGgccctgcctcccagccctgcacccagaGCAGTACCATGTGGCAGGTGCCCAACCCCAACCAGTACCCGCTGTCGCCTGGGGTGATGTACACGTGCAACCTGTGCGCGGAGAACTACTCCAGCCAGCGCTTCCTGGTGCTGCGCCAGCACAGGCTAACCACCGCCTGA
- the LOC119146500 gene encoding zinc finger protein 777-like: MSRRDPAQAPRPPTQKAPAMGPQAAAGQELRELRSRTERAERRLVACETLLGELGSSLAALGGLLPRCGQLQQRLDNVENLLKNRNFWILRLPPSSRGEVPKVPLTFDDISVYFNEQEWERLDRWQKDLYKAVMRGNYETLISLDYAVSKPDILCRIERDEELCVKDGHTSPQTHSGDVQEPPKTPEEMDQVEEALGEDEVPMEDDTDNTVSKPDVLCQIKRDEELCVKDGQTSPQMHIGDGQKPPQTRTGAGQKSLQATIQDGQEKPQTCIRGGQKSPQTSIQDGQEKPQTHAGDGQEPPQTPEQMDQKEKALGQDKVSIKARTELPILVMNIMSLNAQKEQLHSENQPETEMEEDPAESNTKKGFLTKNEMACEGDASENAKVKEEKPEASSPSPEAQKCSKDEQTKAKSKKKPSRCTSSSLLMGSCRRGYVREWSHPCTECGKRFRLKINLIIHQRNHAKEGPYECTMCEISFADKRHLDLHQSIHIKDRAFGAKVWGNVHPELRIRPRGKFCGAFFGGTHSLGNGTHARGPWLGQAKAELDRGSLSSACLPRQQSPKSHRKSVVKCNLCKKFFSCTFSLQRHLQTHSVDRPYCCATCKKGFTRRTHLSRHEKIHDRQRALAALQQPTVAQPATVVLAPQQPQPQAAPKVSASGRVPRSPAPASEKNVSPAAKAVPANVLLVAPAELKLQDKNCHIPSLGGRPIRPVVRQGSRAAVSGVTEMTRGKI; this comes from the exons ATGTCCCGCCGGGATCCAGCGCAG gccccgcgcccccccacGCAGAAGGCGCCGGCCATGGGCCCGCAGGCGGCCGCGGGGCAGGAGCTGCGGGAGCTGCGCAGCCGCACGGAGCGGGCCGAGCGGCGGCTGGTGGCCTGCGAGACcctgctgggggagctgggtaGCAGCCTGGCGGCGCTGGGCGGCCTCCTGCCGCGCTGcgggcagctccagcagcgcCTGGACAACGTGGAGAACCTCCTGAAGAACAGGAACTTTTGGATCCTGCggctgccccccagctcccggGGCGAGGTGCCCAAG GTACCGCTCACATTCGATGATATTTCAGTTTACTTCAACGAGCAGGAGTGGGAGAGACTGGACCGCTGGCAGAAGGATCTGTACAAGGCTGTGATGCGGGGAAACTACGAGACGCTCATCTCCCTGG ACTATGCTGTGTCCAAGCCTGACATCCTCTGCCGGATCGAGAGGGATGAAGAGCTCTGCGTCAAAGATGGTCACACATCCCCACAGACACATAGTGGAGATGTTCAGGAGCCCCCAAAGACACCAGAAGAGATGGACCAGGTGGAAGAGGCTTTGGGAGAAGATGAAGTCCCCATGGAAGATGACACAG ACAACACTGTGTCCAAGCCTGACGTCCTCTGCCAGATCAAGAGGGATGAAGAGCTCTGCGTCAAAGATGGTCAGACATCACCGCAGATGCATATTGGAGACGGTCAGAAGCCCCCACAGACACGTACTGGAGCTGGTCAGAAGTCCCTGCAGGCAACCATCCAGGATGGTCAGGAGAAGCCACAGACATGTATCAGAGGTGGTCAGAAGTCCCCACAGACGAGCATCCAAGATGGTCAGGAGAAGCCACAGACACATGCTGGAGACGGTCAGGAGCCTCCGCAGACACCAGAACAGATGGAccagaaggaaaaggctttAGGACAAGATAAAGTCTCCATCAAAGCTCGCACAG AACTCCCCATCCTGGTGATGAACATCATGTCCCTGAATGCACAGAAAGAGCAGCTGCACAGTGAAAATCAGCCCGAGACGGAGATGGAAGAGGACCCAGCTGAGTCCAACACCA agaaAGGCTTTTTAACGAAAAATGAAATGGCATGTGAAGGGGATGCTTCTGAAAACGCCAAGGTGAAGGAAGAGAAGCCTGAGGCATCTTCTCCCAGCCCAGAGGCCCAGAAGTGTTCCAAAGATGAGCAGACTAAGGCCAAGAGCAAGAAGAAGCCAAGCAGGTgcacaagcagcagcctgctgatGGGCAGCTGTCGGCGTGGCTACGTGCGTGAGTGGTCGCACCCCTGCACTGAGTGCGGGAAGCGTTTCCGTCTGAAGATCAACCTCATCATCCACCAGCGGAACCACGCCAAAGAGGGGCCCTACGAATGCACCATGTGCGAGATCAGCTTCGCGGACAAGCGCCACCTGGACCTTCACCAGAGCATCCACATAAAAGACAGGGCCTTTGGGGCCAAGGTCTGGGGGAATGTCCACCCGGAGCTGAGGATCCGGCCGAGGGGGAAGTTCTGCGGGGCTTTCTTTGGAGGCACCCACAGCCTGGGCAATGGGACACACGCTAGGGGGCCCTGGCTGGGCCAGGCCAAGGCGGAGCTGGACAGAGGGAGCCTGTCCAGTGCATGTCTCCCCCGACAGCAGAGCCCTAAGTCTCACAGGAAGTCTGTGGTGAAATGCAATCTTTGCAAAAAGTTTTTCTCTTGCACCTTCAGCCTTCAGCGGCACCTGCAGACCCACTCGGTGGACAGGCCGTATTGCTGCGCCACTTGCAAGAAGGGCTTCACCCGTAGGACTCACCTCTCACGCCATGAGAAAATACACGACCGCCAGAGAGCCCTGGCTGCGCTCCAGCAGCCCACGGTGGCACAGCCCGCAACCGTGGTGCtagcaccccagcagccccaacCGCAAGCGGCGCCGAAGGTGTCTGCGAGCGGGCGCGTTCCTCGCTCACCAGCCCCGGCATCCGAGAAAAATGTTAGTCCTGCAGCCAAAGCAGTTCCAGCAAATGTGCTCCTGGTTGCTCCTGCAGAACTCAAGCTGCAGGACAAGAACTGCCACATCCCCAGCTTGGGTGGGAGACCCATCCGACCTGTGGTTAGGCAAGGAAGTAGGGCAGCAGTTTCAGGGGTGACAGAAATGACTAGAGGAAAGATCTGA
- the LOC119146505 gene encoding zinc finger protein 777-like isoform X1, whose protein sequence is MARWGPAQQEPEWAPEAWQPPPPPAPGPEAAKPAAAEISLWTVVAAVQAVERKVESQALRLLSLEGRAETAEQKVSGLEAAVRDFGGRLERKWAALAALLRDNARRLEHVERQLQHRSGWAARPGPGPGPGPGPGGHQPKVPAACEDDAATLPEQEWGSLDSQQKELYRVAMKGNYEAAVSLGPGDASSKPALLQPAEDGEDSAGEKVVIKTEEQQPLEEGSEILALPPAPSVRLEEEVPLGQVQPMPWESHAGLDGQKAGEGLGEFCKDGTAQPEFKPVVVPVEAHPAPGLPFPTEHVLGVGTDQLFALPQGMPLGEDTTAEVASEQPSSEQHRPCDAGEEPRALPLGWKSVRLKRNLLVRQQSQARKSNGSFICTACGKSLAHHAALLRHQRLHTGERPFQCPACGKSFNEKSNLNKHYRIHTGERPYRCPACGKGFIQKHHLQKHQRIHGVQLRGGWAGRPTRASAAGERLYRCIECAESFPQKASLEEHQRRHTQQRPFQCNSCTKSFRHRQSLNHHQKVHAVASSPAISLPSHGRELETSPCKAVTQDNR, encoded by the exons ATGGCCCGCTGGGGCCCCGCGCAG CAGGAGCCCGAGTGGGCGCCCGAGGCCtggcagccgccgccgccccccgcgcccggccccgaGGCGGCCAAGCCGGCCGCGGCCGAGATCTCGCTGTGGACGGTGGTGGCGGCCGTGCAGGCGGTGGAGCGGAAGGTGGAGTCGCAGGCGCTgcggctgctcagcctggaggggCGGGCGGAGACGGCGGAGCAGAAGGTGTCGGGGCTGGAGGCGGCCGTGCGGGACTTCGGCGGGCGGCTGGAGCGCAAGTGGGCGGCGCTGGCCGCGCTGCTGCGGGACAACGCGCGGCGCCTGGAGCACGTCGAGCGGCAGCTGCAGCACCGCAGCGGCTGggcggcccgccccggccccggccccggccccggccccggccccggcggccaCCAGCCCAAG GTGCCAGCAGCGTGTGAGGATGATGCAGCCACTTTGCCGGAGCAGGAGTGGGGGAGCTTGGACAGCCAGCAGAAGGAGCTCTACAGGGTTGCGATGAAGGGGAATTACGAGGCTGCGGTCTCTCTGG GACCCGGGGATGCCAGCTCCAaacctgcactgctgcagccagccgAGGACGGGGAGGATTCAG CAGGTGAGAAGGTCGTGATCaagacagaagagcagcagcccctggaggaAGGATCTGAAATCCTGGCTCTGCCGCCGGCACCCTCAGTGAGACTGGAAGAGGAGGTTCCCCTGGGCCAGGTGCAGCCGATGCCCTGGGAGAGCCACGCTGGCTTGGACGGgcagaaggcaggagagggCTTAGGCGAGTTCTGCAAGGATGGGACCGCCCAGCCGGAATTTAAGCCTGTGGTGGTGCCAGTGGAAGctcacccagccccaggctTGCCCTTCCCAACAGAGCATGTGCTCGGTGTGGGGACTGACCAGCTGTTTGCGCTGCCCCAAGGAATGCCTCTGGGGGAAGACACCACCGCAGAGGTGGCCTCGGAGCAgcccagctcagagcagcatCGTCCCTGTGACGCAGGGGAAGAACCTCGTGCCCTCCCGCTGGGCTGGAAGAGCGTCCGGCTGAAGCGCAACCTTCTGGTGCGGCAGCAGAGCCAGGCGAGGAAGAGCAATGGCTCCTTCATCTGCACAGCCTgtgggaagagcctggctcaCCACGCTGCGCTGCTGCGGCACCAGCGCCTGCACACGGGCGAGCGTCCTTTCCAGTGCCCTGCCTGCGGGAAGAGCTTCAACGAGAAGTCCAACCTCAACAAGCACTACCGTATCCACACCGGGGAGCGTCCCTACCGCTGCCCGGCCTGCGGCAAGGGCTTCATCCAGAAGCACCACCTCCAGAAGCACCAGCGCATCCATGGGGTGCAGCTGCGGGGTGGGTGGGCCGGCCGGCCTACGCGGGCCAGCGCCGCCGGGGAGCGGCTTTACCGCTGCATCGAGTGCGCGGAGAGCTTTCCCCAGAAAGCGTCACTGGAGGAGCACCAGCGCCGGCACACCCAGCAGCGGCCCTTCCAATGCAACAGCTGCACCAAGAGCTTCCGGCACCGGCAGTCTCTGAACCACCACCAGAAGGTCCACGCTGTGGCCAGCTCTCCTGCCATCAGCTTGCCGAGCCATGGCCGGGAGCTGGAGACCAGCCCCTGCAAGGCTGTGACCCAAGATAACCGGTAG